TTTGAGTAATAAAAGactataatttttcttcttctaaatatttTGATAGGCCACCACTTACTTTTGTGTATGCTAGAAGGAAGGAAAAGAGTGGACTGGCTGCAAAGTCAGCCGATGGCAGAATAGGGAATTAGTTTTAATATGGTTGTGTAAATTGTATAGCCTACGGGCAGGTGCAGGGAGTGCATGGGTGTATCGGGCAGTCGGAAAATAAGAGAGAGGAAATGAGATATGAGGGGTATTGATGTATTGAGTAAGGCTTTGTATTTGGAGAGACACAGGCTCTCAAATTCCTGTAGTTCAATGAAAAGCTGCCCAGATTTCTATCTGGTTTCTATTATTTTGCATCTGTGAGTATTACTTTAACAGGTTGAGTCTATcatatttctttcatctataatatcatgtattttagatgGTTAGAACATATTTTATTTGAGTCttaatgtttacccaaaaaatatttGCTTGATGACATGGCACGATCAGGAGGCACGTGGATATCACGTGACTGTTTAGTAATGACAGtctggtcgaccaacgaccagaAACAGTAAGCTGCTCAATTACAATAAATAAGTTGAATAGTAAGGATGAAGATATGCTAACATATGTGCCGTCTGATCATAGGAACGAAGCCAGAATTCAAAAACAGTTCTAAGATAGATATTTCTAAGATTACTAGCCAGCCATTTTAAAAGACATTAAAAATTTAAATGTTGACACTCCCCTTTTAGCTCTTTCGTCTTTCCTTTTTGAGTTTTGAATTTGAAAACATTGATTGGGACATAACTACTAAACATGATGAGATGACTTGACCATATCTATAATCATAACTAATATATGAATAGAAATAGTGGATTACCACGTTTGAGATGGAAATTATCTACCAAACAAAAAGGAATTTAAGATGatttaaattaaaagtaaaaaataataattattttaatttctgGGTGCATTAATACAACATTCCCTAATTAATACTTACTGTTTTTTGCTATAAAAAAgctacatagtgatttatgtgcaAGTTTTTAGACTACTAAATAATTTTTGACACTAATTTATCTAAATAAAATTACTTATATGAAATGTACCTGGCCATTATCGTACTTGCTCCGTTGTAAGCTTTGTAACTCTCTCTAAACAGAGTTTAAAGTTATGTAATCGATTGGtttaattagaaataataaagttaTCCCAAATATATAATACTTTCCACTATCAAATTAATCATTCTTTGTCTACTTTATTACAGccacatatataaaaatatacgtgacataaaaaatgtattttttaaaatttattgttAAATAACATTGTTTGTATGATGaagttttataaaagaaaatatttcaaataataatCTTACTAATCACTTCTCCGATTTTAGTTTGTTCATTGTAAGGGGAGATTAATCTTACTAACTACAACTAACATTCCCTAATTAATCTTACTAACTACAACTACCAAACCTTTATAAAAAATCTACAACTACCAAACACTAATTCTGTTTATATAATTCTCGGTTGAAAAAACCAATGAAACTTGAGAACCAAATTATAATAATGATAGGTTTTGTTACATTAGTTTTTTTTATGTTCTAATATTTATATAGGGAACACGCATAAATGAGTTATTTTCTAAATTTGATTTTTCTGTGTTGAATAATTAATTGAAGATGGAGTGAAAAATGATACTTGCAACCGTAAAATCATACTTTTGAAGTtataaaaagaagaaaacagagaaaaacagGACAGctccaaaagaccattttagctAGAAATGAAACTAacattacaataataataatttcctatttctcaagaaaaaaaataagatgtGTAAAAACTTTTATTGACTAAATTTTATTTTGGACAAAATATTTTAAGTAAATTGAGAAAAATTAGTAGCATATCCTTAATTAATTGTCACATGATTCAGCAGATTTTAgtatgaaaatatattttagtgtgaatacaatatttttaccatatttattataattaatttttattaataaaatattgtatttaaattATCTTGTGAGAATATTTTTAGGCATTATGTCCATTCAGAGAATATGGATGGTCATGATGTGGTCATTTTCATTGATCAGCAAGCTGAGCTGAGGATGAGTGGTGATGATGTAATAATGAACATTTGCATACTTAAATTGCAAATGATGGTCAATCTCATGTACAAaaacacataataataataataataataaggaaaCTAATTACTCTTATTTATTCCAAggcattattttataaatttataccACCCAACacgacaagaaaaaaaaaagaggaaaataataaaaacacaaaatacTACAACAACAACATGAGCTTTATTACAACATGAGACTAAATATAATTAAATCTAAATAAATAAGAGACACTCCTTGCCAATTATGACACCACATTGCTCTACCACAACCACTTCACAAACAAACGTGCTCTTCCATTtgagaaaaaattaatataaccTATGAAGATCCCAAACACAAAGCCACATCCATACCCCAATAGCACAACTTTCCAAgtaaatccatttgcatcctccgaTTCATTTTCTTGCTCCATGGTTGATCCTTCATATTCCTCGTTGCATGGTTTGGACAGTGGAAAACCACACAAGTCTAAATTTCCTTTGAATGAATCATTGCTAAAAGTATTGAACTGCTTACCATTGGGTATTGGTCCCACGAGTTTGTTTTCTGAAAGGTTTAAGATTTGGAGCCATATTAAATCGGTCAACTGCCAAGGAATATTCCCACTTAGCTTGTTAGCAGAGAGGTCTAACCACTCAAGGTTAGTCAAATTTCCCAATGATGATGGTATGGTACCTCTGAGCATATTATGAGAAATGTTGAGGCCCTTGAGTGCGTTCAGCCCTCCAAGGAACACTGGAATCTCTCCACTAAAATTATTGTATGAGAAATCAAGAGTTACAAAGATAGTTAGGATATGCACCAACTCTAACTCATATCCTTTCATGGTCACTGTTATAGAGTCTTGGTAATAATCCTCTCCCATGTACTTCAGTTCTACATTCTTTGTATTCAAAATCATAGCTTTGAAGTTGACAAAGTATTTTGTTGGAAGAGCACCATCAAACTCATTGTGGGACAAATCTATAATCCTTAACTCAGGAAAAGGATATTTGATTTTAGGTTTTCCTATCGAACCATAAAACCTATTAGATCTCAAGACTAAAACCCGTAAGGCTGGAAGAGAGTCTAGCCAGTGAGGAAATGAGTCGTTGAGGATGTTATTTCCAAGATCTAGAACTTCAAGATTTTTGCAATATTCTAGTGATCTTGGCAATGAGCCTTCTAAATGATTTCCATTTAGATTGAGATTTCTCAAAGTACTTCCTACTAAAAATGTGTTGGGGATAGTACCATATAATTTGTTCCTAGAAAAATTCAAGACCGAAAGACGTTTACCATGTTTTACAATGCATCGAGGAATGATACCACTCAAGTTATTCGAAGATAAATCAAGCACCTCAAGGAATGACATGTTGCAAAAGGAAGTTAGGATCTCTCCCACAAATTGATTTTTGGCTACTGAGATGAACGATAGAAAATATGATGCAATAATTGGAAGAGGTCCTGAGAACGAGTTGGAACTGAGATCAAGATATAATAACCTATTCCATGGAAGAGGCTCTATATATGTTAAAAAATTGTGAGAAAGAGTCAAGTTGTAGAGAGAATTCTTTCCCACCTCCCATAACCATTTAGGAGCACTTCCTTGAATCTGATTATGGGAGAGATCTAAGGTAGATAATATTTTTGAAGATTTTAAAATGTGTGGGAACTCAGTAATGTTGCAAGAAGACAGATATAATTCCTCAAGATTATCCAAACTATAGTTTTTGGTGTTTCCAAAAGTTACTGAAATATTATTAGAGGAAAGGTCAAGATATGCTAACCTTTTGGaaattaaaagcttttccaattcCAAAGTACCACTGAACTTATTTGATGAGAGATCCAAATGTCGGAGGTTTTGACTTTGTAATGTTGATCTTGGAGTGATGCCCAAAAACACAGTTTCACCGAATGAAGTAGTTTCAAAATCTCGAATTATCTCCCCAGTAAATTGGTTGTCGCTGAGGTCTAAATACTCCAAATACGGTAGGGCATATATCCATGTTGGTATTGTCCCGTTGAGTAAGTTGTTTGATAAAATCAAATCAGTGAAATTTGGAGCACTATGCACGAGATGGTTTGATGAGTCATAAAATTGAATGTTGTCCGGAAGTGGACCAACTAAGTTACTGAAACTTAATTGCAAAGAAGATAAAGATTTTGGGATATCTTTCAATAATAGAGGTAAGTCAATGGAGAAGGTGTTATTACGGAG
The Humulus lupulus chromosome 6, drHumLupu1.1, whole genome shotgun sequence DNA segment above includes these coding regions:
- the LOC133786008 gene encoding receptor-like protein 6, with the translated sequence MRMLLYYLVFFFLLIHSQLFISSSSSSPDHAPQCHPHESSALLQLKTSFKYPAPGTAFHAIDTWNNKTNCCTWDGITCDNVIGHVIGLDLFAWSLQGTISSNSTLFKLHHLQTLQLSDNDFRESFIVPEFGKFKNMTSLDLRYSNFSGHVPLEISHLSKLDYLALGGGYKVMIGENTFKALSQNLSNLTSFYLVSIDLSSLSLVISVKNFPSLMYIDLDNCKLSRKLLESIFELSNLTGLSLEDNEAPNVSLPTFNWSSALNSLTLRNNTFSIDLPLLLKDIPKSLSSLQLSFSNLVGPLPDNIQFYDSSNHLVHSAPNFTDLILSNNLLNGTIPTWIYALPYLEYLDLSDNQFTGEIIRDFETTSFGETVFLGITPRSTLQSQNLRHLDLSSNKFSGTLELEKLLISKRLAYLDLSSNNISVTFGNTKNYSLDNLEELYLSSCNITEFPHILKSSKILSTLDLSHNQIQGSAPKWLWEVGKNSLYNLTLSHNFLTYIEPLPWNRLLYLDLSSNSFSGPLPIIASYFLSFISVAKNQFVGEILTSFCNMSFLEVLDLSSNNLSGIIPRCIVKHGKRLSVLNFSRNKLYGTIPNTFLVGSTLRNLNLNGNHLEGSLPRSLEYCKNLEVLDLGNNILNDSFPHWLDSLPALRVLVLRSNRFYGSIGKPKIKYPFPELRIIDLSHNEFDGALPTKYFVNFKAMILNTKNVELKYMGEDYYQDSITVTMKGYELELVHILTIFVTLDFSYNNFSGEIPVFLGGLNALKGLNISHNMLRGTIPSSLGNLTNLEWLDLSANKLSGNIPWQLTDLIWLQILNLSENKLVGPIPNGKQFNTFSNDSFKGNLDLCGFPLSKPCNEEYEGSTMEQENESEDANGFTWKVVLLGYGCGFVFGIFIGYINFFSNGRARLFVKWLW